In Arcobacter sp. LA11, a single window of DNA contains:
- a CDS encoding sensor histidine kinase gives MKLLLTLFLFFNYLFATELDKKEKYLIDMTNTLTIENILQNKNSFKKVTRYSFGIFEDTIWLNLKLKNNTSKTIKKRVFNKIPAIDYVEVYIFKNSKIIKTYKLGDKLNHQQRDNLSRIPYFDISLDPLENIEIFIKQKTIPPMDIKWDIIDINSFEKTYKINNMIYFIIVGIFIFSAIASLSFYIFLKHMHFLIYSLFTISNIIYQSYFFGFFYELNLYNIINEDVIYIMANLVVFFLGIFPIIFFKLKKDEYKILVYILKSCFVLLFVFILLYFTGIIHTQSNFSILIYNIVFFTLLLISIRTFIDKKQGSSFYLLANIIVFFSTAYAMMNYSGVFAQPTYFGYFCSIFAATLQDLFLGLAIVQITYKIKKDNDKKSELLNEYSKISFIGQTMVNISHQWKTPINNIYNSINHIEIAREFNDKNINKIIDKNISNIKQNTIYLKDTATKQLNFYKEKVNIEKINVYSEINYVIELIESEFSKNHIKVKLDCDKTLNILIEKNYFLNILMVLLENSFKIFEKRAIKNPLISIKVEEQNNLILYFEDNGGGVSKDFISKIFKKDYSSLSSTGIGLYLAKKIIEHKLKGKISAQNTGDGICFKLII, from the coding sequence ATGAAACTTCTTTTAACACTTTTTTTATTTTTTAACTATCTATTTGCTACAGAACTTGATAAAAAAGAGAAGTATCTTATTGATATGACAAATACTTTAACAATAGAAAATATTCTACAAAATAAAAATAGCTTTAAAAAAGTTACACGGTATAGTTTTGGAATTTTTGAAGATACCATTTGGTTAAATCTAAAACTAAAAAACAACACCTCCAAAACAATAAAAAAAAGAGTTTTTAATAAAATTCCAGCAATTGATTATGTTGAAGTATATATTTTTAAAAATAGTAAAATCATAAAAACCTATAAACTTGGGGATAAACTAAACCATCAACAAAGAGATAATCTTTCAAGAATACCCTATTTTGATATTAGTTTAGACCCTTTAGAAAATATAGAAATATTTATTAAACAAAAAACAATTCCTCCTATGGATATAAAATGGGATATAATTGATATAAATAGTTTTGAAAAAACATATAAAATAAATAACATGATATATTTTATTATAGTAGGTATATTTATTTTTTCTGCTATTGCAAGTTTGAGTTTTTATATATTTTTAAAACATATGCACTTTTTAATATATTCATTATTTACTATCTCTAATATTATCTATCAGTCATATTTTTTTGGATTTTTTTATGAACTTAATCTATATAACATTATAAATGAAGATGTTATTTATATAATGGCAAATTTAGTAGTATTCTTTTTAGGAATATTTCCAATAATATTTTTTAAACTTAAAAAAGATGAGTATAAAATTTTAGTATATATATTAAAAAGTTGTTTTGTTCTTTTATTTGTATTTATATTACTTTATTTTACTGGTATTATCCATACACAGAGTAATTTTTCTATACTTATATATAATATAGTCTTTTTTACACTTTTACTTATTTCAATTAGAACTTTTATAGATAAAAAACAAGGTTCTAGTTTTTATCTACTTGCAAATATTATCGTATTTTTTAGCACTGCTTATGCAATGATGAACTATTCAGGAGTATTTGCCCAGCCAACTTATTTTGGTTATTTTTGTAGTATTTTTGCTGCAACCTTACAAGATTTGTTTTTAGGTCTAGCTATAGTTCAAATAACCTATAAGATAAAAAAAGATAATGACAAAAAATCTGAACTTTTAAATGAATATTCTAAAATTTCATTTATAGGTCAAACAATGGTAAATATCTCACATCAGTGGAAAACACCAATTAATAATATATATAATAGCATTAATCATATAGAGATTGCTAGAGAATTTAATGATAAAAATATAAATAAGATTATTGACAAAAATATTTCAAATATAAAACAAAACACTATCTATTTAAAAGATACTGCTACAAAACAATTAAATTTTTATAAAGAAAAAGTAAATATAGAAAAAATCAATGTTTATAGTGAAATAAATTATGTAATAGAACTTATAGAAAGTGAATTTTCAAAAAACCATATAAAAGTTAAACTTGATTGTGATAAAACATTAAATATTTTAATAGAGAAAAATTATTTCTTAAATATTCTGATGGTTTTATTAGAAAACTCTTTTAAGATATTTGAAAAAAGAGCTATAAAAAACCCTTTAATCTCTATTAAAGTAGAAGAACAAAACAACTTAATACTTTATTTTGAAGACAATGGAGGTGGGGTAAGTAAAGATTTCATTAGTAAAATCTTTAAAAAGGATTACTCTTCTCTTTCTTCAACAGGGATTGGTCTGTATTTAGCAAAAAAGATTATTGAACATAAATTAAAAGGAAAAATATCTGCACAAAATACAGGTGATGGTATCTGTTTTAAACTAATAATTTAA
- a CDS encoding response regulator transcription factor yields MIEILKELNVLYVDDDKSACESLKHILTYYFKEVFIAHNGEDALKIYNNKRCNLLIVDYDMPVMNGYEFLSKIRESNDDIPAFIISSYDDKVKLKNAIKLNLLEYVIKPYELDELKAILHKYVELVSKKGLLRYELKKNCFYDKTKKIILQKEKEYKLTAFEVKIFEFLLQNRKKVVSYDELLDILNSTNQRSLISMIHKLKKKLPNGIIENIKDIGYILN; encoded by the coding sequence ATGATTGAAATTTTAAAAGAATTAAATGTTTTATATGTAGATGATGATAAAAGTGCATGTGAGAGTTTAAAGCATATTTTAACTTACTATTTTAAAGAAGTTTTTATTGCCCATAATGGAGAAGATGCTTTAAAGATTTATAATAATAAAAGATGCAATTTATTAATTGTAGATTATGATATGCCTGTAATGAATGGTTATGAATTTTTATCCAAAATACGAGAAAGTAACGATGATATTCCAGCTTTTATAATAAGCTCTTATGATGATAAAGTAAAACTAAAAAATGCTATAAAGCTGAACCTTTTAGAGTACGTTATAAAACCTTATGAATTAGATGAACTAAAAGCTATTTTACACAAATATGTAGAGTTGGTTTCAAAGAAAGGTTTATTAAGATATGAACTTAAAAAGAACTGTTTTTATGATAAAACAAAAAAAATTATTTTACAAAAAGAAAAAGAGTATAAGCTTACTGCTTTTGAAGTAAAGATTTTTGAGTTTTTATTACAAAATAGGAAAAAAGTAGTAAGTTACGATGAGCTTTTAGATATATTAAACTCTACAAACCAAAGGTCTCTTATATCTATGATTCATAAATTAAAAAAGAAACTACCTAATGGTATAATAGAAAATATAAAAGATATAGGATATATATTAAACTAA